In a single window of the Rhinolophus ferrumequinum isolate MPI-CBG mRhiFer1 chromosome 21, mRhiFer1_v1.p, whole genome shotgun sequence genome:
- the FBXO39 gene encoding F-box only protein 39, with protein MDEESQLIEPQDQSCWATLPDVCLRRVFWWLGDRDRSRAALVCRKWNQIMYSAELWRYRTITFSGRPSRVHASEFESALWYVKKFGRYLEYLEIKFLNPYNAVLTRKFQITMRGLLSCLGKSNNRLKSLSIQHLELDRLVWRNSIRTSFIKSLTFFLKKIGKHLDYLNLKGARMTVEQGCQVLNSLSYLKNESLASELNLEDLFSHHLAVYSSAQFNKTMAMFRNLVSLTLNYSCFSDELLENLCENNAGTLRTMNIKCHIHDPHGQVIWGMSWANLARHAPSLKVNFFFERVMKNERLVRILLQEIPVRSISLRSCYFSDPDWSMRPTLLDLLPTFRHTLQKLTFEFNNNHESLDEELHLLLLSCRKLFYFKIWAFLDVNFVERILKSQKEGQCALRTLKVRIYTNRYETNEEDRTLREIYRKYRRLIDSELNYFVIAYSMM; from the exons ATGGATGAAGAAAGCCAACTGATTGAGCCCCAAGACCAGAGCTGCTGGGCCACACTGCCCGATGTGTGCCTGCGTCGTGTTTTCTGGTGGCTGGGAGACAGGGACAGGTCCAGGGCAGCCCTTGTCTGCAGAAAGTGGAACCAGATAATGTATTCGGCTGAACTCTGGCGATATAGGACCATCACATTCAGTGGGAGACCTTCCAGGGTACACGCGTCCGAATTCGAGTCAGCGCTTTGGTATGTTAAGAAATTTGGTCGTTACCTGGAGTACCTGGAGATCAAATTCCTGAATCCTTACAACGCTGTCTTGACCAGGAAGTTCCAGATCACCATGCGAGGACTTCTCTCGTGTTTGGGCAAGAGCAACAACCGTCTGAAATCTCTTTCCATCCAGCACCTAGAGCTGGACCGCCTGGTCTGGAGAAACAGCATCAGGACCTCGTTCATCAAAAGCTTgaccttcttcttaaagaaaattgGTAAGCACCTGGATTATCTCAACCTGAAAGGGGCCAGGATGACGGTGGAGCAGGGCTGCCAAGTCCTCAACTCCCTGAGTTACCTGAAGAATGAGAGTTTGGCCTCGGAGCTCAACCTTGAGGACCTCTTCAGCCATCACCTCGCTGTCTACAGCAGCGCCCAGTTCAACAAGACCATGGCCATGTTCCGCAACCTGGTGTCCCTGACCCTGAACTACAGCTGCTTCTCTGACGAGCTGCTCGAGAACTTGTGTGAGAACAATGCCGGTACCCTCCGGACCATGAACATCAAATGCCACATCCACGACCCCCACGGGCAGGTCATCTGGGGCATGTCCTGGGCCAACCTGGCCAGGCACGCCCCCAGCTTGAAAGTGAACTTCTTCTTTGAGCGGGTCATGAAGAACGAGCGCTTGGTCCGGATCCTCTTGCAGGAGATCCCGGTCAGGAGCATCAGTCTGAGAAGCTGCTACTTCAGTGACCCGGACTGGTCCATGCGGCCCACTCTGCTGGATCTCCTGCCCACCTTCCGGCACACTCTGCAG AAGTTAACTTTTGAGTTCAACAACAACCATGAGTCCCTCGACGAGGAGCTGCACCTCCTCCTCTTATCCTGCAGGAAGTTGTTTTACTTCAAAATCTGGGCTTTCCTGGATGTGAACTTTGTGGAGCGAATCCTGAAGAGTCAGAAAGAAGGGCAGTGTGCCCTGCGCACACTCAAG GTGAGAATTTATACAAACAGATATGAGACAAATGAAGAGGACAGGACACTGAGGGAAATTTACCGGAAGTACAGAAGGCTGATCGATTCAGAGCTTAACTATTTTGTCATCGCCTACTCCATGATGTAA